A genomic window from Haladaptatus caseinilyticus includes:
- a CDS encoding HTTM domain-containing protein, with amino-acid sequence MDLCTLLARVRARGQTALAHRVGIDMRALAVFRISLGLVLLSDLLLRSRDLVAFYTDSGVLPRSILREQFPNFSQLSIHTLSGAAWFQGLMFVVAGIFAVLVLVGYRTRFATAISLVLLVSLHARNPVLLNAGDSLLRRLLLWGVFLPLGGRLSVDALHDDKRQNRVVSLASAGLLLQVVVIYTVNALFKLRGDLWVRGVAVQYVFSLDHLTVFLGDFFARFPALLELFDTIWLMLVASSVLLLLLTGWSRAVFASLFIGMHLGMLLTMRLGPFPLVSITALIPFLPGIVWDSTMGVADQVTDDFDTARIRGRVDMLPAFRPFEIPRQITQLTARTVPIVLAGLIVFVLVWNAATLGYVETPPEVKSAVDPGEHRWSMFAPEPRTTDGWYVVPGRLESGKRTDAFHQRTIRWRQPPDVAQGFPSHRWLVYLLDLQRDGYEGLRPSFAEHVCNRWNSNHEDELTELSVYYVEQPTRLHGPEPTNRIELVQYSCISGDTIE; translated from the coding sequence ATGGACTTGTGTACGTTGCTGGCGAGGGTACGCGCCCGTGGCCAGACTGCGCTCGCCCATCGAGTCGGAATCGATATGCGAGCGCTGGCCGTCTTCAGGATTTCGCTCGGTCTCGTCCTCCTTTCGGATTTGCTACTTCGCTCACGTGACCTCGTCGCCTTCTACACCGATTCAGGCGTGCTGCCGCGGTCGATACTCCGAGAGCAGTTCCCCAATTTCTCCCAGCTTTCGATTCACACGCTCTCCGGTGCTGCGTGGTTTCAGGGATTGATGTTCGTCGTCGCTGGGATCTTCGCCGTATTGGTGCTCGTCGGCTACCGTACCAGATTCGCAACCGCGATTTCGTTGGTGTTGCTGGTATCACTCCACGCCCGTAACCCCGTCCTCCTGAACGCCGGGGATTCCCTGCTTCGACGACTGCTGCTGTGGGGAGTCTTTCTTCCATTGGGTGGCCGTTTATCCGTCGATGCACTTCACGACGACAAACGGCAGAATCGAGTTGTGAGCCTCGCGTCCGCAGGCTTGCTGTTGCAGGTCGTGGTCATCTACACCGTAAACGCCCTGTTCAAACTCCGCGGGGATCTTTGGGTGCGCGGGGTCGCCGTTCAGTACGTGTTCAGCCTCGACCATCTCACCGTGTTTCTCGGTGACTTCTTCGCTCGATTTCCTGCACTCCTTGAGCTATTCGACACGATCTGGCTCATGCTCGTCGCATCTTCAGTGTTATTGTTGCTCCTGACAGGGTGGTCACGGGCCGTATTCGCCTCGCTGTTCATCGGAATGCATCTTGGAATGCTTCTCACCATGCGCCTCGGTCCCTTTCCGCTGGTTTCTATCACCGCTCTCATACCATTTCTTCCGGGCATCGTCTGGGACTCGACGATGGGTGTTGCCGACCAAGTCACCGATGACTTCGACACTGCTCGCATTCGAGGCCGGGTCGATATGCTCCCCGCGTTTCGTCCGTTCGAAATCCCGAGACAAATCACCCAGTTGACCGCCCGAACCGTCCCGATCGTGCTGGCCGGTCTCATCGTGTTCGTTCTCGTCTGGAATGCTGCAACGTTGGGGTACGTCGAGACGCCTCCTGAAGTGAAATCGGCCGTTGATCCGGGTGAACATCGTTGGAGCATGTTCGCTCCCGAACCTCGAACAACGGACGGTTGGTATGTCGTTCCGGGCCGACTCGAATCCGGAAAACGAACCGATGCGTTTCATCAACGGACAATCCGGTGGCGTCAGCCACCGGACGTTGCCCAGGGGTTCCCCAGCCATCGATGGCTGGTGTATCTCCTCGACCTCCAACGGGATGGATACGAAGGACTCCGTCCCTCGTTCGCGGAGCACGTCTGCAATCGCTGGAACAGCAACCACGAGGATGAACTGACCGAGCTTTCGGTCTATTACGTCGAGCAGCCGACGCGACTCCATGGTCCTGAACCGACGAACCGAATCGAACTCGTGCAGTATTCGTGCATTTCCGGAGACACTATCGAATAA
- a CDS encoding pyroglutamyl-peptidase I family protein yields MTLLVTGYEPFGDHNENPSAMVACEIDGEEIAGHEIIGHVLPVEFDRTAEEMRNLIETHDPTAIVATGLAAGRAGISVERVGINVNDCGSTPDNANVEPRNERIRPDDRAGYFATLPVVSVVEELLERGIPAHVSNSAGTHLCNNVLYSTRAYLEDKANTAPMGFVHLPCTPGMAAEQARVGNGTSGASVKPSLSLAMQAEAIRRTFEVTLRDE; encoded by the coding sequence ATGACACTCCTCGTGACGGGGTACGAACCGTTCGGTGACCACAACGAAAACCCGAGCGCGATGGTTGCCTGCGAAATCGACGGCGAGGAAATCGCAGGACACGAAATTATCGGCCACGTTCTTCCGGTCGAGTTCGACAGGACCGCGGAGGAAATGCGGAACCTCATCGAAACTCACGACCCGACCGCAATCGTCGCAACCGGTCTCGCGGCGGGACGCGCAGGTATCAGCGTCGAGCGCGTCGGTATCAACGTCAACGATTGCGGGAGTACGCCCGACAATGCGAACGTCGAACCGCGAAACGAGCGCATTCGACCCGACGATCGAGCGGGATACTTCGCTACGCTTCCCGTCGTTTCGGTGGTCGAGGAACTGCTCGAACGCGGAATTCCGGCCCACGTTTCGAACAGCGCCGGAACCCACCTCTGCAACAACGTTCTCTACTCGACGCGGGCGTATCTGGAAGACAAGGCGAACACCGCCCCCATGGGATTCGTCCACCTCCCCTGTACGCCCGGCATGGCCGCCGAACAGGCGCGTGTCGGAAACGGAACCAGTGGAGCATCGGTGAAACCGAGTCTGTCGCTGGCGATGCAAGCCGAAGCGATTCGACGGACGTTCGAGGTGACACTCAGGGACGAGTGA